The Verrucomicrobiota bacterium genome has a segment encoding these proteins:
- a CDS encoding RsmB/NOP family class I SAM-dependent RNA methyltransferase encodes MEPFLVNFAADVIRGSSQDRPTDGVLREALKADKVITKGDRRVISRAVFAYYRWKGFLPREAPIEARVEVALEFAEKFSRNQFLFSAEVLAKKAMPKWVAAHVEFRPDWLRAIQREPRLWLRARAGTARRLIKTLIDAKSARIRALPDAVEYFGNKDLYARPEFEAGEFEIQDIASQAVSVMCEPKPGETWWDACAGEGGKTLHLASLMQNQGLIWASDRAPWRLDSLKTRAARAQAFNYRAEVWDGSARLPTKAQFDGVLLDAPCTGLGTWHRNPHARWTCKPGDVAELAAVQSKLLRHAAPTVKPGGKLIYAVCTITRDETKAICDAFEQAHPEFEPLPLPNPFIEIAPPSPRWTLWPKDTGGNAMFVTAWRRKSHDDPAADAEPKAAEPVAPTQDEPPPSPLPDPAP; translated from the coding sequence ATGGAACCCTTTCTCGTCAACTTCGCGGCCGACGTCATCCGCGGCTCATCCCAGGATCGGCCCACCGACGGCGTCCTGCGCGAGGCCTTGAAGGCCGACAAGGTCATCACCAAGGGCGACCGCCGCGTCATCAGCCGTGCCGTCTTCGCCTATTATCGCTGGAAGGGATTCCTGCCTCGCGAGGCTCCCATCGAGGCGCGGGTGGAGGTTGCCCTTGAGTTTGCAGAGAAGTTTTCCCGCAACCAGTTCCTCTTTTCGGCCGAGGTCCTCGCGAAGAAGGCGATGCCCAAGTGGGTCGCGGCTCACGTTGAATTCAGGCCGGACTGGCTGCGCGCCATCCAGAGGGAACCGCGCCTGTGGCTCCGCGCGCGCGCGGGCACGGCTCGCCGGCTCATCAAGACACTCATCGACGCCAAGTCCGCGCGCATCCGGGCGTTGCCGGACGCGGTGGAATACTTCGGCAACAAAGATCTCTACGCCCGCCCGGAATTTGAGGCGGGGGAGTTCGAAATCCAGGACATCGCCTCCCAAGCCGTGAGCGTGATGTGTGAACCCAAACCCGGCGAGACGTGGTGGGACGCCTGCGCCGGTGAAGGCGGGAAGACCCTCCATCTCGCCAGCCTGATGCAGAATCAGGGGCTCATCTGGGCTTCCGATCGCGCGCCTTGGCGTCTCGACTCGCTGAAAACGCGCGCCGCTCGCGCGCAGGCGTTTAATTATCGCGCCGAAGTTTGGGACGGCTCCGCCAGGCTTCCTACCAAGGCCCAATTCGACGGCGTGCTCCTCGACGCGCCCTGCACGGGCCTCGGCACATGGCATCGGAATCCGCATGCGCGCTGGACATGCAAACCGGGCGACGTCGCCGAACTGGCGGCCGTGCAATCGAAGCTTCTCCGGCACGCCGCCCCTACGGTGAAGCCCGGGGGCAAACTCATCTACGCGGTGTGCACCATCACGCGCGACGAAACCAAGGCCATATGCGACGCGTTCGAGCAGGCACACCCGGAGTTCGAGCCGCTGCCGTTGCCCAACCCTTTCATCGAGATCGCCCCGCCCTCCCCGCGATGGACGCTTTGGCCGAAGGACACCGGCGGCAACGCCATGTTCGTCACCGCATGGCGCCGAAAGTCCCATGATGATCCGGCGGCGGACGCAGAGCCAAAAGCTGCGGAACCTGTTGCCCCGACGCAGGACGAACCGCCGCCGTCACCACTTCCGGATCCAGCCCCATAG
- the lpdA gene encoding dihydrolipoyl dehydrogenase, which yields MDPIQTEIAVLGAGPGGYAAAFHAADLGRRVVIVESSPRLGGVCLNAGCIPSKALLHATHAITTARESAHRGINFGAPQVDLVRLRAWKESVLTKLGAGIAQLAKARGVQVVTGTGRFTGSQTIVVQTASGEQTVRFQHAIIATGSRPALPALFDIGSPRVMTSTEALEVPDIPARLLVIGGGYIGMELATVFALLGSRIVVAEALGSILGGADADLSRLVLSWARKHLQEVRLKARVTSLTVESDTIRVAMEFDGKPTEERYERVLVAVGRAPNTNDIGLEAAGVTTDANRFISVDASQRTSSPNIFAIGDAAGGVLLAHKAAHEARVAVECLTGPPPAPTRAPVIPAVVFTDPEVAWCGLTEAEAAQRGIAVEVTRFQWGASGRAQAMDRPDGLTKLILEPKTQRVLGVGIAGHGAGELIAEGVLAVEMGATARDLGRCVHPHPTLSETLMESAEAFWGHSTHTIARKRAG from the coding sequence AGGTTACGCCGCGGCATTCCACGCGGCGGACCTCGGACGGCGCGTCGTGATCGTGGAGTCCTCGCCGCGCCTGGGCGGCGTGTGCCTCAACGCCGGGTGCATTCCGTCCAAGGCGCTGCTCCACGCCACGCATGCCATCACGACGGCGCGCGAGTCGGCTCATCGCGGGATCAATTTCGGCGCGCCGCAAGTGGACCTTGTGCGGCTCCGTGCCTGGAAGGAATCCGTGCTGACGAAGCTCGGCGCAGGCATTGCGCAACTCGCGAAGGCTCGCGGCGTGCAGGTCGTCACCGGCACGGGACGATTCACCGGTTCGCAGACAATCGTCGTCCAGACGGCATCGGGCGAGCAGACCGTCCGCTTTCAACACGCGATCATCGCGACCGGTTCCCGGCCCGCGCTGCCCGCCCTTTTCGACATTGGGAGTCCGCGCGTGATGACTTCGACTGAAGCCCTGGAAGTCCCTGACATTCCAGCGCGGTTGCTGGTGATCGGCGGCGGTTACATTGGCATGGAACTGGCCACCGTGTTCGCCCTGCTCGGCTCGCGCATCGTGGTCGCCGAGGCGCTCGGCTCCATTCTCGGCGGGGCGGACGCCGACCTCTCGCGGCTGGTCCTCTCGTGGGCACGGAAGCACCTCCAGGAAGTGCGCCTCAAGGCGCGCGTCACATCACTCACGGTGGAGTCTGACACAATCCGTGTGGCAATGGAGTTTGACGGCAAGCCAACCGAGGAACGCTACGAACGCGTGCTTGTGGCGGTCGGCCGGGCGCCAAACACGAATGACATCGGACTCGAAGCCGCGGGCGTCACGACCGACGCCAATCGGTTCATCTCAGTCGATGCCAGCCAGCGGACTTCCAGCCCAAACATCTTCGCCATCGGCGACGCCGCGGGCGGCGTCCTCCTCGCGCACAAGGCCGCGCATGAAGCGCGAGTCGCAGTCGAATGCCTCACCGGTCCTCCCCCGGCTCCGACTCGCGCACCCGTGATCCCGGCGGTCGTGTTCACGGACCCGGAAGTTGCGTGGTGCGGCCTGACCGAAGCCGAGGCCGCGCAGCGCGGCATCGCGGTCGAAGTGACCCGATTCCAGTGGGGTGCCAGCGGTCGCGCGCAGGCGATGGATCGCCCCGATGGCTTGACCAAACTGATTCTCGAACCGAAGACCCAGCGGGTGCTCGGCGTCGGCATTGCCGGGCACGGCGCGGGCGAACTGATCGCCGAGGGCGTCCTCGCCGTTGAGATGGGTGCCACGGCTCGCGACCTCGGCCGCTGCGTGCATCCGCACCCGACGCTGTCGGAGACGCTGATGGAATCCGCCGAGGCGTTTTGGGGCCACTCGACTCACACCATCGCCAGGAAGCGCGCGGGTTGA
- a CDS encoding tetratricopeptide repeat protein produces MEVIGPPDIHHLNAAAGWLGLGAPADAAEELDRIHPGLQGHPDVLAVRWQLFATQKRWEEALQVARNLVDASPMSSCGWVDQSFALHELRRTAEAREKLMLVSERFHDVLVIPYNLACYCCQLGDESEARAWLHRAVQVGGRDEVRTMALADPDLEPLWGWIRKW; encoded by the coding sequence GTGGAAGTCATCGGCCCTCCGGACATTCATCATCTGAACGCTGCGGCTGGCTGGCTCGGCCTGGGCGCGCCCGCGGATGCCGCGGAGGAACTCGACCGCATCCACCCGGGGTTGCAGGGTCATCCCGACGTGCTGGCGGTGCGCTGGCAGTTGTTCGCCACGCAGAAGCGGTGGGAGGAGGCGTTGCAGGTCGCGCGCAATCTCGTGGACGCAAGCCCGATGTCCTCGTGCGGCTGGGTGGACCAGAGTTTTGCCCTGCACGAGTTGCGGCGCACGGCGGAGGCGCGGGAGAAGCTGATGCTCGTCTCGGAGCGTTTTCACGATGTGCTCGTGATTCCTTACAACCTCGCGTGTTATTGCTGCCAGCTGGGAGATGAGTCGGAGGCGCGCGCGTGGTTGCACCGGGCGGTGCAGGTCGGCGGCCGCGACGAAGTGCGGACGATGGCGCTCGCGGACCCGGACCTGGAGCCACTATGGGGCTGGATCCGGAAGTGGTGA